One stretch of Priestia megaterium DNA includes these proteins:
- a CDS encoding YhgE/Pip domain-containing protein — protein MKNLYLSLLKTRSVIIGLITAIIFQILFSIIWITGYDHVTDRIDQFKIIIVNEDSKIGAQVANNLEENLKFKITQSSVLKSAMDKLDDRKVQMVIYIPEDFSSTLQNNEKKAKIIYSLNESNPSMLKSVMQTVEKKVTSTINKESVKSGLQFTFEQMHVPSNQAIGLSQGLSERIHPVVNNINKVSNFSRLMVPMMLVMASFTGSMLFIMEMNKAAKAFKTLYNRWQRFGARVLLIITATILISTIGSIMVYVMGVHSHQGFITMWYFQMIYVLTFLFLAQVPFFIVGDAGGWVNIAMLSIQLLSSGSTIPRELLSNFYQNVSNFLPATYAVDGIMKLVTGGPSISHEIIMLFRILMGIIVITLILVALQWENKKEKSSNLTNI, from the coding sequence ATGAAAAATTTATATTTATCCTTATTAAAAACACGGAGCGTTATTATTGGTTTAATAACTGCAATTATATTTCAAATATTATTTAGCATTATCTGGATTACGGGATATGATCATGTTACTGATCGCATTGATCAATTTAAAATTATTATTGTAAATGAAGACTCTAAAATAGGAGCACAAGTAGCAAATAATTTAGAAGAAAACTTAAAATTTAAAATTACTCAGTCTTCAGTCTTAAAAAGTGCAATGGATAAGCTAGATGATCGTAAAGTTCAAATGGTAATCTATATACCAGAAGATTTTAGTTCTACGCTTCAAAATAATGAAAAAAAGGCGAAAATCATTTACTCTTTAAATGAATCAAATCCAAGTATGTTAAAAAGTGTAATGCAAACAGTTGAGAAAAAAGTAACTAGTACGATTAATAAGGAATCGGTGAAGTCAGGCTTACAATTTACTTTTGAGCAAATGCATGTACCTTCTAATCAAGCTATTGGATTGTCTCAAGGACTATCAGAACGTATACATCCCGTTGTTAACAATATTAATAAAGTTTCAAATTTTTCAAGATTGATGGTTCCTATGATGTTAGTAATGGCATCCTTTACGGGTTCAATGCTATTTATTATGGAAATGAACAAAGCTGCTAAAGCTTTCAAGACTTTATACAATCGTTGGCAAAGGTTTGGGGCAAGAGTTCTTTTAATTATTACGGCTACCATCCTGATTTCTACCATTGGATCCATTATGGTTTATGTAATGGGCGTACATTCTCATCAAGGGTTTATAACAATGTGGTATTTTCAAATGATATATGTATTAACATTCCTATTCCTTGCCCAGGTTCCATTTTTTATTGTGGGTGATGCAGGTGGATGGGTAAATATTGCTATGTTATCTATTCAACTGTTATCATCTGGTTCAACTATACCAAGGGAGTTATTGTCAAATTTTTACCAAAATGTAAGTAACTTTCTACCAGCGACTTATGCAGTTGACGGAATCATGAAACTGGTTACTGGAGGTCCATCCATTTCTCATGAGATAATTATGCTTTTTAGAATTTTAATGGGAATTATCGTCATTACATTAATACTAGTGGCTCTACAATGGGAAAATAAAAAAGAAAAAAGTTCAAACTTAACAAATATATAA
- a CDS encoding SDR family NAD(P)-dependent oxidoreductase translates to MSKTVLITGASGGIGKELANRFVKDGYHMVLVARSEGKLAELAKEYREGYGVQVTVYAKDISLPGVAEEIASDLKKKGITVDYLVNNAGFGLYGEFLETQLEQEMNMIDVNIKALTIMTKLFLPDMVKRSRGGVMNVASVGAFYPGPLMSVYFATKAYVLSFTEALENELSGTGVTVTALCPGPTATGFIGRAELGSSKLYKSGVMGVGEVADEAYRDFLRGKTLIIPGAVHRFVTSLPRLLPRKVMARSIRERTARVER, encoded by the coding sequence ATGAGCAAAACTGTACTTATTACTGGAGCGTCGGGCGGAATTGGCAAAGAGTTGGCGAATCGTTTCGTCAAGGATGGATACCATATGGTGCTGGTAGCGCGAAGTGAGGGCAAACTTGCGGAACTTGCAAAGGAATATCGGGAAGGATACGGTGTGCAAGTGACGGTCTATGCCAAGGATATCTCGTTACCTGGCGTGGCAGAAGAAATTGCCTCGGATCTTAAGAAGAAAGGTATTACTGTCGACTATCTCGTCAATAATGCGGGATTTGGTTTGTATGGGGAATTTTTGGAGACGCAGTTGGAACAAGAAATGAATATGATTGATGTCAATATCAAGGCTTTAACTATTATGACGAAGTTGTTCTTGCCAGATATGGTTAAACGAAGCCGAGGGGGTGTGATGAATGTGGCTTCGGTAGGAGCTTTTTATCCGGGACCTCTAATGTCAGTTTACTTCGCGACGAAGGCGTACGTGCTTTCGTTCACCGAAGCTCTGGAGAACGAACTAAGTGGCACAGGCGTTACTGTGACAGCACTTTGTCCGGGTCCGACAGCAACCGGCTTTATTGGTCGTGCGGAATTGGGATCTTCGAAGCTATACAAAAGTGGCGTCATGGGGGTCGGGGAGGTGGCGGACGAAGCGTATCGCGATTTCTTACGCGGAAAGACGTTAATTATTCCAGGAGCTGTCCATCGGTTCGTAACATCTCTGCCGAGGTTGCTACCTCGCAAGGTGATGGCTCGTTCGATTAGAGAACGTACAGCGCGAGTCGAGCGATGA
- the fabF gene encoding beta-ketoacyl-ACP synthase II produces MSRRVVVTGYGVVSPLGNTVQAFWENIKEGKSGIKKIKSDDFNNINTQIAGYITDFDGEQYLDKKELGKYDLFAQYAVAAAQQALEQANLDLQSLNKERLGVYIGSGIGGINTSLDNHKALIERGPRKVSPFMVPMMISNMASGIISIKTGFKGPSFSPVSACATGNQAIGEAFLNIRHGYSDGILAGGAEAPINPLAFAGFSRMRAMSTFNDFPEKASRPFDRGRDGFVMSEGAGVLFLEEYEHARERGATILGEIVGYGSTTDAYHITSPDYTGAANAMRLALDMGNIKSTEVDYINAHGTSTPEGDKSETKAIKSVFGAHAYNLKVSSTKSMTGHLFGAAGGIEAVITLRSIMEDIVPPTINYETPDEDCDLDYSPNHATKTKINYAISNGFGFGGHNAVLLFKKLSI; encoded by the coding sequence ATGTCACGAAGAGTTGTAGTCACAGGATATGGAGTCGTTTCACCGTTAGGGAATACGGTTCAAGCGTTCTGGGAGAATATTAAAGAAGGTAAGTCAGGTATCAAAAAAATTAAGTCTGATGACTTTAATAATATTAACACCCAAATTGCAGGTTATATTACCGACTTTGATGGAGAGCAATATCTCGATAAAAAAGAATTAGGAAAATATGACTTATTCGCACAATATGCTGTTGCTGCTGCTCAACAAGCTTTAGAACAGGCGAATCTAGATTTACAAAGTTTGAATAAGGAGCGATTAGGGGTCTATATTGGTTCCGGTATTGGGGGAATTAATACTTCATTAGATAATCATAAGGCTTTAATTGAAAGAGGACCAAGAAAAGTTTCTCCATTTATGGTTCCTATGATGATTAGTAATATGGCCTCGGGAATTATTTCTATAAAAACGGGTTTTAAGGGACCTAGCTTTTCACCTGTTTCTGCTTGTGCAACAGGAAATCAAGCAATTGGTGAGGCTTTTCTAAATATTCGACATGGATATTCCGATGGCATATTAGCTGGAGGGGCTGAGGCTCCTATTAACCCACTGGCTTTTGCTGGGTTCTCAAGAATGAGAGCAATGTCCACTTTTAATGATTTTCCAGAAAAGGCAAGTCGCCCATTTGACAGAGGTCGTGATGGCTTTGTCATGTCTGAAGGAGCAGGTGTTTTATTCTTGGAAGAGTATGAACACGCAAGAGAACGAGGAGCAACAATTTTAGGAGAAATCGTAGGCTATGGTTCCACAACAGATGCCTATCATATAACTTCCCCTGATTATACCGGAGCTGCAAATGCCATGAGATTGGCTTTAGACATGGGGAATATAAAATCCACTGAAGTGGATTATATAAATGCGCATGGGACAAGCACCCCTGAAGGAGATAAATCAGAGACTAAAGCGATTAAAAGTGTTTTTGGTGCTCATGCTTATAACTTAAAGGTAAGTTCCACGAAATCAATGACTGGACATCTTTTTGGGGCAGCTGGTGGGATTGAGGCTGTAATAACCCTCAGAAGTATTATGGAAGATATAGTTCCTCCTACTATTAATTATGAAACACCGGATGAGGATTGTGATTTAGATTATTCGCCAAATCATGCAACTAAGACAAAGATAAACTATGCTATTTCTAATGGTTTTGGTTTTGGCGGACATAATGCTGTGTTGCTATTTAAAAAATTGTCGATATAG
- a CDS encoding MaoC family dehydratase, whose protein sequence is MKLDEFTIGQVFETKSLKLTKEDIMRFAKEFDPQYMHLDEEKAKQGRFNGIIASGIHTMALSFKLWIEQGMYEEDVIAGTEMNNIKFIKPVYPGDELHTIVKVIDKKTKKSETGILTVLLSTYNKEQKVFEGELSVLIKR, encoded by the coding sequence ATGAAGCTAGATGAGTTTACAATTGGACAAGTATTTGAAACTAAGTCCCTTAAATTAACAAAAGAAGATATTATGAGATTTGCAAAGGAATTTGACCCTCAATATATGCATTTAGATGAAGAAAAAGCGAAACAAGGGAGATTTAATGGAATTATTGCTTCTGGAATACATACAATGGCGCTTTCATTTAAGCTTTGGATTGAACAAGGTATGTACGAGGAAGATGTTATTGCTGGAACAGAGATGAATAATATTAAATTTATAAAACCCGTTTATCCAGGCGATGAATTGCATACTATTGTCAAAGTTATTGATAAAAAAACGAAAAAAAGTGAAACGGGAATCCTTACTGTCTTATTATCTACTTATAATAAAGAGCAAAAAGTATTTGAAGGTGAGTTGTCGGTACTGATTAAAAGATAA